One stretch of Thalassovita sp. DNA includes these proteins:
- a CDS encoding MlaE family ABC transporter permease: protein MSVVRVIGGLGAQVLAMLAMVGRLTLFAAETISHLLRPPFYTREFLTALVQIGWLSLPVVGMTTLFTGGALALQIYAGGARFSAEAVVPSIVAIGMVRELGPVLGGLMVAARVASSIAAEIATMKVTEQIDALVTLSTNPMKYLTLPRVLAATLAVPCLVAVGDVIGIMGGYLVGVSRLDFNAAAYLKNTVDFLEVFDVTSGLIKGAVFGFIVATVGCFYGMNSGRGAQGVGAATKSAVVAASVLIFAANYILTELFFSA from the coding sequence ATGAGTGTTGTGCGGGTGATAGGCGGCCTTGGGGCGCAGGTGCTGGCGATGCTGGCCATGGTGGGGCGGTTGACGCTGTTTGCGGCGGAAACCATCAGCCACCTGCTGCGCCCGCCGTTCTACACCCGCGAATTTCTGACCGCATTGGTGCAGATCGGCTGGCTGAGCCTGCCGGTGGTCGGCATGACCACGCTATTTACCGGCGGCGCGCTGGCGCTGCAGATCTACGCAGGCGGTGCGCGGTTCTCGGCTGAGGCGGTTGTGCCCTCGATTGTGGCCATCGGCATGGTGCGCGAGTTGGGGCCGGTGCTTGGTGGCCTGATGGTGGCGGCACGTGTCGCCAGTTCCATCGCGGCCGAGATTGCCACCATGAAGGTGACAGAACAGATCGACGCGCTGGTCACCCTGTCGACCAACCCGATGAAATACCTCACCCTGCCCCGCGTTCTGGCCGCCACTCTGGCGGTGCCCTGTCTGGTGGCCGTGGGAGATGTCATCGGCATCATGGGGGGCTATCTGGTGGGCGTCAGCCGGTTGGATTTCAACGCCGCCGCCTATCTAAAAAACACCGTCGACTTCCTTGAGGTTTTTGACGTGACCTCAGGCCTGATCAAAGGCGCGGTCTTTGGCTTCATCGTTGCCACGGTGGGCTGCTTTTACGGCATGAACTCCGGCCGCGGGGCGCAGGGCGTTGGCGCGGCGACCAAATCGGCGGTTGTCGCGGCCTCGGTCCTGATCTTTGCTGCCAACTACATCCTTACAGAGCTGTTCTTTTCCGCATGA
- a CDS encoding ABC transporter ATP-binding protein: MIELTDVHKAFGPKKVLQGVNLTIPKGTSMVIIGGSGTGKSVLLKSVLGLVTPDSGSITLDGQDVGTGDRDAFLARFGMLFQGAALFDSLPVWQNVAFRLMRGSLKRPKAEARDIAIEKLRRVGLKPDVADLFPSELSGGMQKRVGLARAIAAEPEIIFFDEPTTGLDPIMSGVINDLIREIVVEMGATAMTITHDMTSVRAIADNVAMLHDGVIQWTGPVAQMDASGDPYLDQFIHGRADGPIEAVR; this comes from the coding sequence ATGATTGAGCTGACAGATGTCCATAAGGCCTTTGGCCCCAAGAAAGTGCTGCAGGGGGTCAACCTGACCATCCCCAAGGGCACATCGATGGTGATCATCGGCGGTTCGGGCACCGGCAAATCGGTGCTGTTGAAATCGGTGTTGGGTCTGGTGACCCCGGACAGCGGGTCGATCACTCTGGATGGACAGGACGTCGGCACCGGGGATCGCGATGCCTTCCTGGCGCGTTTTGGCATGTTGTTTCAGGGCGCCGCGCTGTTTGACAGCCTGCCGGTCTGGCAGAACGTGGCCTTCCGCCTGATGCGGGGCAGCCTGAAACGCCCCAAGGCCGAGGCACGCGACATCGCGATTGAGAAACTGCGCCGGGTCGGGTTGAAGCCGGATGTGGCGGATCTGTTCCCGTCGGAACTGTCAGGCGGCATGCAAAAACGGGTCGGGTTGGCCCGCGCCATTGCCGCCGAGCCTGAGATCATCTTCTTTGATGAGCCGACCACCGGTCTGGACCCGATCATGTCTGGCGTCATCAACGATCTGATCCGTGAGATTGTGGTGGAAATGGGCGCAACCGCGATGACCATCACCCACGATATGACCTCAGTCCGGGCGATTGCCGATAATGTGGCGATGCTCCACGATGGCGTCATCCAATGGACGGGCCCGGTGGCGCAGATGGATGCCTCAGGCGATCCCTATCTGGATCAGTTTATTCACGGCCGCGCCGATGGCCCGATTGAGGCTGTGCGCTAG
- a CDS encoding paraquat-inducible protein A yields the protein MARILNLLLLVLFPVAWFAPLLRAGLLPLFGLSEISVISGLQSLWGSDVFLALLVTFFALFAPYVKTLGLALVQFHLLDRRALPVLTVLGKLAMADIFLIALYIVLAKGIGLGTVEVAWGLYLFTGCILASLGLSLAEKRQRLSGKKNGDDAASPPLSVS from the coding sequence ATGGCCCGTATTCTCAACCTCTTGCTGCTGGTGCTGTTTCCGGTCGCCTGGTTTGCCCCGCTGCTGCGCGCAGGGCTGTTGCCGCTGTTTGGCCTGAGTGAGATCAGCGTGATTTCCGGCCTGCAGAGCCTTTGGGGCAGTGATGTGTTTCTGGCGCTTCTGGTGACCTTCTTTGCGCTATTTGCACCCTATGTGAAAACCTTAGGACTGGCGCTGGTGCAGTTTCACCTGCTGGACCGCCGGGCCCTACCGGTGCTGACCGTCCTGGGCAAGCTGGCGATGGCAGATATCTTCCTGATCGCGCTTTATATTGTGCTGGCCAAGGGCATTGGCCTTGGCACGGTTGAGGTGGCTTGGGGCCTGTACCTGTTTACCGGCTGTATTCTGGCCTCCCTCGGCCTGTCCTTGGCCGAAAAACGCCAGCGCCTCAGCGGCAAGAAAAACGGGGACGATGCAGCATCGCCCCCGCTCTCCGTCTCATAA
- a CDS encoding autotransporter outer membrane beta-barrel domain-containing protein, with protein MNSILPSRLTAATLALLCCAAPAAYAQSLGKLTYTATISGTNSPDDGWVYYVDNNREISAGFTEFLVKPISLPPLKPVGFAPAGGEKAAVVLDEPVPVFTQPHVRVVSVKHTGVPLSDSDQAFYSIASESYERYDGALRGTRNFYVSRVSEGDGFKLRFESETDSAYIAFASSEQWVGTTSFEYQLEFYNLIVEHLLAGPTAQQQLDENGSIMVQTGLGTILITRTNVRDAVAGSFASRDNTVFMSTQGRDAGTGTMMGDTYVWMRVSGFRSEDDDRSFSSPLLQLGVDVELNDNLLAGLSVGRANLDASSPDFSYTGQQTMVQPYLGWRSGDWHGTASLSLGKIDYDEITHSGGTAAAEGDLRAFSAEVKRDIDLGKGRTLTPTLGLSKGRVELASTSGSLAGSGVGESVDFTRASVGAEWRQALSAGSLTLGLSGDYTDTNAPIALSSGEYDQNGWAGTASLGFQTELANGFSIDLGLSLGGLGQDFSEQSAWLEIGKKF; from the coding sequence ATGAATTCAATTTTACCTTCGCGGTTGACTGCCGCAACACTGGCGCTGCTGTGCTGCGCTGCCCCGGCTGCCTATGCGCAGTCTTTGGGCAAATTGACCTATACGGCCACCATTTCAGGCACCAACAGCCCGGATGATGGCTGGGTCTACTACGTCGACAACAATCGAGAAATCTCTGCCGGGTTTACCGAGTTCTTGGTCAAACCCATATCCCTTCCACCGCTTAAGCCCGTTGGTTTCGCACCCGCCGGTGGGGAGAAAGCTGCCGTTGTGCTGGATGAACCGGTACCAGTTTTCACGCAGCCTCATGTGCGCGTTGTCAGTGTGAAACACACTGGTGTGCCCTTAAGTGACAGCGATCAGGCGTTCTACTCTATCGCGTCCGAAAGTTACGAGCGGTATGATGGCGCCCTGCGCGGAACCAGGAATTTTTACGTTAGCAGGGTTTCCGAAGGAGATGGTTTCAAGCTCAGATTCGAGAGCGAAACAGATAGCGCCTACATCGCCTTTGCCTCTTCCGAACAATGGGTTGGGACCACCTCTTTTGAATATCAGCTGGAGTTCTACAACCTGATCGTCGAACATCTGCTTGCCGGACCAACAGCGCAGCAGCAGCTGGATGAAAACGGTTCGATCATGGTGCAGACGGGTCTGGGCACGATCCTGATCACCCGAACCAATGTGCGCGATGCGGTCGCGGGCAGCTTTGCCAGTCGGGACAACACCGTCTTCATGTCCACGCAGGGCCGCGATGCTGGCACCGGCACCATGATGGGTGACACCTATGTGTGGATGCGCGTTTCGGGCTTCCGCTCGGAGGATGACGATCGCAGCTTCTCCAGCCCGCTGTTGCAGCTGGGTGTGGATGTTGAACTGAACGACAACCTGCTGGCAGGTCTGTCGGTTGGGCGCGCCAACCTCGATGCGTCCTCGCCTGATTTCAGCTACACCGGTCAGCAGACGATGGTGCAGCCTTATCTGGGGTGGCGCAGTGGCGACTGGCACGGCACCGCATCGTTGAGCCTGGGCAAGATCGACTATGATGAGATCACCCACTCCGGCGGTACCGCCGCGGCGGAGGGCGATCTGCGCGCCTTCAGTGCTGAGGTGAAGCGCGACATCGATCTGGGAAAAGGGCGCACACTGACCCCCACCCTGGGCCTTAGCAAAGGCCGCGTGGAGCTGGCCAGCACCTCTGGTTCGCTGGCAGGCAGCGGCGTGGGCGAAAGCGTTGATTTCACCCGTGCCTCCGTCGGGGCGGAATGGCGTCAGGCGCTGAGCGCAGGCTCACTGACCCTGGGGCTGAGCGGGGACTACACCGACACCAATGCGCCGATCGCGCTCAGCTCGGGCGAATATGACCAGAACGGCTGGGCCGGCACGGCCTCGCTGGGGTTCCAGACGGAACTGGCCAACGGCTTCTCAATCGATCTGGGGCTGTCCCTCGGCGGCCTTGGTCAGGACTTCTCAGAGCAAAGCGCCTGGCTGGAGATCGGTAAAAAGTTCTGA
- the radA gene encoding DNA repair protein RadA, giving the protein MAKQNKTFSCSACGSSFTKWSGRCDGCGEWNTIVEDTPLSAGPASKSLGGKRGAALELTDLSTEEAPPPRTQSGLDELDRVLGGGLVPASAILVGGDPGIGKSTLLLQAAARFAQAGLKTIYVSGEEASAQVRMRAQRLGLSDAPVKLAAETNLRDILTTLEAEMPQLAIIDSIQTMWADNVDSAPGSVSQVRAAAHELTTFAKRKGISIVMVGHVTKEGQIAGPRVVEHMVDTVLYFEGERGHQFRILRAVKNRFGPADEIGVFEMTGGGLSEVLNPSALFLSERGEPSPGSVVFSGIEGTRPVLVEFQALIAPSPHAQARRSVVGWDASRLAMILAVLEARCGIPFAGLDVYLNVAGGLKVKEPAADLAVAAALLSAREDAALPADTVVFGEISLSGALRPVGQGENRLKEAQKLGFTSAIVPSGGKITGGDGLSLRSYADLTAFVGDIFGAG; this is encoded by the coding sequence ATGGCCAAACAAAACAAAACCTTCAGCTGTTCCGCCTGTGGCAGCTCTTTCACCAAATGGTCCGGCCGCTGCGACGGCTGCGGCGAATGGAATACCATCGTTGAGGACACGCCGCTGTCGGCCGGTCCCGCGTCCAAATCGCTGGGCGGCAAACGCGGCGCCGCGCTGGAACTGACCGACCTGTCGACCGAAGAAGCCCCGCCACCGCGCACCCAAAGCGGGCTGGATGAGTTGGACCGCGTCTTGGGCGGTGGCCTGGTGCCGGCCAGTGCCATTCTGGTCGGCGGCGATCCCGGCATCGGTAAATCCACCCTGCTGCTGCAGGCGGCAGCGCGGTTTGCCCAGGCGGGTTTGAAAACCATCTATGTCAGCGGCGAAGAGGCCTCGGCGCAGGTGCGGATGCGGGCCCAGCGGCTGGGCCTGTCGGATGCGCCGGTGAAACTGGCTGCAGAAACCAACCTGCGCGATATTCTGACCACGCTGGAGGCCGAGATGCCACAGCTGGCGATCATCGACTCGATCCAGACCATGTGGGCCGACAATGTCGACAGCGCGCCGGGATCGGTCAGCCAGGTGCGCGCCGCCGCCCATGAGTTGACGACCTTTGCCAAACGCAAAGGCATTTCCATCGTGATGGTCGGCCACGTCACCAAAGAGGGTCAGATCGCTGGCCCCCGTGTGGTCGAACATATGGTCGACACCGTGCTCTATTTCGAAGGGGAGCGCGGCCATCAGTTCCGCATCCTGCGTGCGGTGAAAAACCGTTTTGGCCCCGCGGATGAGATCGGCGTTTTTGAAATGACCGGTGGCGGCTTGTCTGAGGTGTTGAACCCCTCCGCACTGTTCCTCTCTGAACGGGGGGAGCCCTCGCCCGGATCGGTGGTCTTTTCCGGCATCGAAGGCACCCGGCCGGTTTTGGTCGAATTTCAGGCCCTGATCGCACCCTCTCCCCACGCGCAGGCGCGCCGGTCAGTGGTGGGCTGGGATGCCTCACGTCTGGCGATGATCCTGGCCGTGCTGGAGGCCCGCTGCGGCATCCCCTTTGCCGGATTGGACGTCTATCTGAACGTGGCAGGAGGTCTGAAAGTCAAGGAACCCGCCGCAGACCTGGCCGTTGCGGCGGCGCTGCTGTCGGCCCGCGAAGACGCAGCATTGCCCGCAGATACGGTGGTTTTCGGTGAAATCTCGCTCTCCGGGGCGCTCAGACCGGTGGGTCAGGGCGAAAACAGGTTGAAAGAAGCGCAAAAACTTGGTTTCACCTCAGCCATCGTTCCGTCTGGCGGCAAGATCACCGGGGGCGATGGGTTGAGCCTGCGCTCATATGCAGACCTGACCGCATTTGTGGGTGATATATTCGGCGCTGGCTGA
- a CDS encoding CvpA family protein — translation MDGFTIIDGVVALVIILSALLAYSRGLVRESLAIAGWILAAVLAFMFAPKVQPLVKEIPVVGDFIADSCELSMLSAAFVVAALVLVVASLFTPLFSSLVQRSILGGLDQGLGFLFGVLRGVLLVAITFFVYETVAVGQDVAMVDNSRSAKVFASMTGKIEDRDPSASLGWITSKYEDLVSSCEL, via the coding sequence ATGGACGGTTTCACCATCATCGACGGCGTTGTCGCGCTGGTCATCATTTTGTCGGCCCTTTTGGCCTATTCGCGTGGCTTAGTCCGCGAGTCGCTGGCGATCGCTGGCTGGATTCTGGCCGCTGTGCTGGCCTTTATGTTCGCCCCGAAAGTGCAACCGCTGGTCAAAGAGATCCCCGTTGTGGGTGATTTCATCGCCGACAGCTGCGAACTGTCGATGCTGTCAGCCGCCTTTGTGGTCGCCGCACTGGTGCTGGTGGTGGCGTCTCTCTTTACGCCGCTGTTCTCATCGCTGGTGCAGCGGTCGATCCTGGGCGGGTTGGATCAGGGTCTGGGCTTCCTCTTCGGGGTGTTGCGCGGCGTGCTCTTGGTGGCGATCACCTTCTTCGTCTACGAAACCGTTGCGGTGGGTCAGGACGTTGCCATGGTGGACAACAGCCGCTCGGCCAAGGTCTTTGCCTCAATGACCGGCAAGATCGAAGACCGCGACCCCAGCGCGTCGCTGGGCTGGATCACCTCAAAATACGAAGATCTGGTCAGCAGCTGCGAGCTGTAA